The DNA sequence CCGACCGCGAGGACTACCGCCGCCGCGTGTCACCGTCGGAGTCCGCGTCGATGTGGCAGAGCCTGGCGTTCCGCCCGAACTACAAGGCGGCCTACTGCATGGCCGCGTGCCCGGCGGGGGAGGACGTCATCGGGCCGTTCCTGGACGACCGCAGGGCCTTCCTCGCCGACGTCGTCAAACCCCTGCAGGACAAGGAAGAACCGGTCTACGTGGTCCCCGGCTCCCCCGCCGAGGCCCACGTCCGCAAGCGCTTCCCCCACAAGACCGTCCGCCAGGTGTCCAACGGCCTGCACTGACCCGCGCACGACAACGGCACCCCGCCCAACCGGACGGGGTGCCGTTGTCACATCGGAGAACTAGTGCTGCGCCACCCGGCGCGGACGGCCGGAGCCGCTCCGGTCGCGGTCGGACCGGCCACCGCGGAACCCGCCGAAGCCACCCCCGGCGCCGCCACTGCGACGAGGCCCACCGCCACCGCCGCGACGAGCGCGCACGGGGACCTCCGGCTCGACCACCGGGATGCCGCTCGGCACGCGAGCGCCCGTGATGCGGACCAGCTCCTCGTCACCGGGACGGACCTTGGTCGAGGTCGGTCGGACGCCCGCCCGCGCGGTCAGGCCCTGCACGGTGCGCCGCTGGTCGTGCGTGACCAGGGTGACGACCGTGCCGGACTGCCCGGCGCGCGCCGTGCGGCCGGCGCGGTGCAGGTAGTCCTTCGGGTCGGCCGGCGGGTCGACGTGCACCACGAGGCTCACGTCGTCCACGTGGATGCCGCGCGCCGCCACGTCGGTGGCGATCAGCACCGGCATGGTGCCCTCGCGGAACTGGGTCAGGACGCGCGTGCGCGCGCTCTGCGCCTTGCCGCCGTGCAACGCGCCCGCGTGCACGCCCATCGACCGCAGCTTCTTGGCCAACCGGTCCACGTGGTGCTTGGTGCGCACGAACATGATCGTGCGGCCCTCGCGCGCGGCGACCTCGGTGACCACGTTCTGCTTGTCCTCGGCGGACACGAACAGCAGGTGGTGGTCCATGGTGGTGACGCTGCCGGTGGGCGGCGAGACCGAGTGGACGACCGGGTCGTGCAGGTACTGGCGGACCAGCTTGTCCACGTCGCCGTCCAGCGTCGCGGAGAACAGCAGGCGCTGGCCGTTCTGCGGGGTGAGGTCGAGGATGGCCCGGACCTGGGGCATGAAGCCCATGTCCGCCATCTGGTCGGCCTCGTCCAGCGCGGTGAACATGACCTCGGACAGGTCGGCCGTGCCCTGCCGCACGTGGTCGGACAGCCGACCGGGCGTGGCGATCAGCAGGTCGACGCCGCGGCGCAGCGCGTCGACCTGGCGCGGGAACGACGTGCCGCCGACGACCGTGCGGCACCACAGGCCCAGCGACCGGGCGAACGGGCTGAGGGCTTCCTCGACCTGCATCGCCAGCTCACGGGTGGGCACGAGCACGAGCGCGCGCGGCTTGAGCGGCTTGGCCCGGCCACCGGTCAGGCGGGACAGCAGCGCCAGGCCGAACGCCAGCGTCTTGCCGGAGCCCGTCTGGCCGCGGCCGAGGATGTCGCGGCCGGCCATGGCGTCGGGCAGCGTGGCGGCCTGGATCGGGAACGGCTCGGTGATGCCGGCCTGCTCGAGCGCGCGGAGCAGCTCGTCGGACAGGCCCAGCTCGGCGAACGAGGGCAGCGGGCCCTCGGGCACGGTGCTCTCGACGTGTTCGGGAATGGTGGTCGCCTGCTCCACGGCGGGAGCGGGACGACGGTTGCCCTGGCCAGGGCGCCTGTTGCTGCGGGGCTTGCGGAACTGCGGGCGCTCGGAACGGCCTTGGGACATTGTCGGCAAAACAAACCTCCGGGACACGGCACGTCTCGAGGATTGCTCTGCTTGAGCAGGCGCGATCGCGGGGACGGGCCCGGCGCGCGGATCGCGCCGATAGTGGTTGGGAAGCACCACCGGCCACTCTGGCGGCCTGGGGCGCTCTGTGGCGCCACCGGGCGGTGCACCACTCAGTCTAGCTGATCACGGGCCGTGGTTCGTCATCCCGGCGGTGTTCTCGCGCACACGGGTGGTGGGCCGGCTGATCCCGAGTGCCCCGCCGACGATCACCGTGAAGCGCAAAAGAGCACTTGGGAGGGGGTGCGCCGCGATTGTCACCCGGTCGGGTCGACGGAGCACCCACCAACTGAACGGAGCAACGGCGATCGGCGCGGTGACCGCCCCGCGCGTTCGACCTCCCGTAGGTGCGAGCTCCGGGCCGGCACCGGCCCGGAGCTCGTCCACGACCCGCCGGTCAGCGCAGGCCGGCCACGTCCAGCAGCATCTCGGTGGCCTCGCGCGGCTCCGCCAGCTCCGGCGGCAGGCCGCGCGCGGTGAACCAGCCGGCCACGTTGCGGACGTCCCGCTCCAGGAACTCGGGCCCGCGCGGGTTCGCCGCCAGGTCCACGACCTGCGGCAGGTCGATCACGACCAGCCGGCCGTCGTGCACCATGAGGTTGAACGCCGACAGGTCGCCGTGCGCCAGCCCGGCGGACGCCATCACGCTCAACGCGTCCACCAGCTGCCGCCACAGGCCCAGCAGCTCCTCGGGCTCCGGCCGCAGCTGCGCCAGCCGGGGCGCCGCGGCGCCGTCCGTGCCGACGAACTCCAGCAGCAGCTCGGTGCCGTCGCGCTGCACCGGGTACGGCACGGGCGCGCCGCGCTGCCACAGCGTCGCCAGCGCGGCGAACTCGGCCACCGCCCACCGCTCGGCGATGAGGTTGCGGCCGAACGCGCTGCGGTTCGCCATCGCGCGCATCTCGCGCGACCGCCGCATGCGCCTGCCTTCGAGGTAGCCCGCGTCCCGGTGGAACAGCCGGTGGTCGTTGCTGCGGTACCGCTTCGCGGCCAGCAGGCACGACCGGTCGGTGCCGGGCATCGCGCGTTCCAGCAGGAAGACGTCCGCCTCCTTGCCGGTCTTGACGACCCCCAGCTCGCGGTCCACCGCGGACAGGTCCGTGACCAGCCACTCCGGGTGCGGCTTCGGGCCCTGGTCGGCGTCACCCCAGGTGGACCAGCGGTCACCCTCCGGCGGGGTGTCCGCCGCGACGGCGTCCTCCCGCATCTGGGCGAGCCGGTCCTTGGCCTCCTCGGTGAGCCGGCCGCGACGGCCCGGCTCGACCTCGCCCTCCCGGCGGGAGGCGGCCTTCTTCGCTTTCTTGGCACGCCACTTCAGGTCGTCGGCGTGGTCGAACTCGGATTCGAACTCGGTGTACTGCTCGTGCTCGCGCACTGGATGTGCTCCAGGTGAAGTGGGAGTGATCGCCCCCACCCGGCGCGGTGTGGTCCTTCGCGCGGGTTCGCGTCAGGCGAGCGGGGCGAGCGGACGGGTCGGTGCCACGTCCCGGACAGCTGTCGCCATCTGGCACCTCCTCGACTCCGCCGTGGTCTGCCACCACCGGCGCTCTGCGCGTACGTGCAGAGGGTGCCCGGCCGCTCGGCGCGGGCGCAACCGATTTATCGCGTCTCCAGCCGGTAGCTGCCGCGCTCGCCCAGCCAGGCGGCCCCGAGCTGGCGGATCACCAGCGAGTCGTGCCGCAGCACGCGTTCGTCGTGCCACTGGGTGGCGCGCGGCGCGACGGCCAGCATCCGCTGCCGGGCCGTGCCGCTGAACTCGACCAGCGCGGCCACGGCGTCGTCCACCTCGTCCGCCGCGAGCGGGTCGGGGGTCGGGCCGTCGGGGAAGGTGAGCGCGGTGTCGGCGAACGTGGCCGACGTGCCCAGGTCGTGCGCGAGCTGGTGCTCCACCGACTCCGCGTTCAGCCGCCGCTGCTGCCAGGTCGGGTCGGTCCCGGCCAGGCGCAGGCCGAGCAGCCGGGCCAGGCACAGCCCCGACCACACCCGCTTGAGCGCTTCCGGCGCGTCGAGCGCGTCGGTCTTCAGGTCCTCGACGACCTCTCGCAACCGGCCGGGGGTGACCGGCTCCGGGGACGTGGGGGACGAGGTGTCGCCGGGTGTGTCGGGAGTCACCCGGCCATTCTGTCACCACCCTCACGACAGGTGACAGATCCCGACGCTCCGTCACGCAAACGGCGGTCAGCGGTGGGCGAAAGACCGCCGGTAATCCTTTGGCGGCACACCCACCACGGTCGTGAAGTGGTGGCGCAGCAACGCTGCGGTGCCGAAGCCGGAGCGGTGGGCCACGTCCTCGACGGACAGCCCCGTCTCTTCCAGGAGCTGGCGGGCGCGCAGCACCCGCTGGGTGGTGAGCCAGCGGTGCGGTGTCGTGCCCGTCTCGGCGGCGAAGCGGCGGGCGAAGGTGCGCTCCGACATGCTCGCCCGCTCGGCCAGGCTCGCGACGGTGTGCTCCTGGTCCAGCCGGTCCTGCAGCCACGCCAGCAGCGGCTGGAGGCTGTCGGCCCGGTTCGGCGGCGCGGGCAGCGCGATGAACTGGCGCTGGCCGCCCTCGCGCTGCGGCGCGACGACCATGCGGCGCGCGACGGTGGCGGTGGCGGTGGCGCCGAACTCGCGGCGGATGACGTGCAGGCACGCGTCGATGCCCGCGGCGGTGCCCGCGCTGGTGACGATGTCGCCGTCGTCCACGAACAGCACGTCCGGGTCGAGCCTGGCGCGGGGGTAGCGCCGCGCGAACTGGGCGGCGTGGTGCCAGTGGGTGGTGCAGGGCCGGTCGTCCAGCAGGCCGGCCTCGGCGAGCAGGAACGCGCCGCTGCACACCGACAGCAGCGTGCTGCCCCTGGCGTGCGCTTCGCGGATGGCCTCGAGGAGGCGTGGCGGGTACTCGTCGCGGGTCGTCACGGCGGACACGGCGACCAGGTCGGCTTCGACGAGCGCGTCGAGGCCGTGCTCGGGGATCAGGGACGCGCCGACGTTGGTGCGGATCGGCTCGCCGGGGTGCTCGCCGCAGACCAGGAAGTCGATCGGCGGCACGCCGTCGTCGGTGCGGTCGATGCCGAAGACCTCGCAGATCACGCCGAACTCGAACGGCGCGAGGCCGTCCATGACGACGGCGGCAACGGTGCGCAGCATGCCGCCACCCTACTTGGCAGGATTTTGATGCACAACGGCAAGTCTGCCAGTGGTGGCAGGATCTTGCGTAGCGCACAATTAGTGCCATGACAGCGATCATCCTCGCCCTGGCCGTCGTGGCGCTCACCGTCTACGGCGTGGAGCGCAACCACCGCCGGC is a window from the Saccharothrix saharensis genome containing:
- a CDS encoding DEAD/DEAH box helicase, whose translation is MSQGRSERPQFRKPRSNRRPGQGNRRPAPAVEQATTIPEHVESTVPEGPLPSFAELGLSDELLRALEQAGITEPFPIQAATLPDAMAGRDILGRGQTGSGKTLAFGLALLSRLTGGRAKPLKPRALVLVPTRELAMQVEEALSPFARSLGLWCRTVVGGTSFPRQVDALRRGVDLLIATPGRLSDHVRQGTADLSEVMFTALDEADQMADMGFMPQVRAILDLTPQNGQRLLFSATLDGDVDKLVRQYLHDPVVHSVSPPTGSVTTMDHHLLFVSAEDKQNVVTEVAAREGRTIMFVRTKHHVDRLAKKLRSMGVHAGALHGGKAQSARTRVLTQFREGTMPVLIATDVAARGIHVDDVSLVVHVDPPADPKDYLHRAGRTARAGQSGTVVTLVTHDQRRTVQGLTARAGVRPTSTKVRPGDEELVRITGARVPSGIPVVEPEVPVRARRGGGGGPRRSGGAGGGFGGFRGGRSDRDRSGSGRPRRVAQH
- a CDS encoding serine protein kinase RIO yields the protein MREHEQYTEFESEFDHADDLKWRAKKAKKAASRREGEVEPGRRGRLTEEAKDRLAQMREDAVAADTPPEGDRWSTWGDADQGPKPHPEWLVTDLSAVDRELGVVKTGKEADVFLLERAMPGTDRSCLLAAKRYRSNDHRLFHRDAGYLEGRRMRRSREMRAMANRSAFGRNLIAERWAVAEFAALATLWQRGAPVPYPVQRDGTELLLEFVGTDGAAAPRLAQLRPEPEELLGLWRQLVDALSVMASAGLAHGDLSAFNLMVHDGRLVVIDLPQVVDLAANPRGPEFLERDVRNVAGWFTARGLPPELAEPREATEMLLDVAGLR
- a CDS encoding helix-turn-helix domain-containing protein, with the translated sequence MLRTVAAVVMDGLAPFEFGVICEVFGIDRTDDGVPPIDFLVCGEHPGEPIRTNVGASLIPEHGLDALVEADLVAVSAVTTRDEYPPRLLEAIREAHARGSTLLSVCSGAFLLAEAGLLDDRPCTTHWHHAAQFARRYPRARLDPDVLFVDDGDIVTSAGTAAGIDACLHVIRREFGATATATVARRMVVAPQREGGQRQFIALPAPPNRADSLQPLLAWLQDRLDQEHTVASLAERASMSERTFARRFAAETGTTPHRWLTTQRVLRARQLLEETGLSVEDVAHRSGFGTAALLRHHFTTVVGVPPKDYRRSFAHR